A window of the Acidithiobacillus thiooxidans ATCC 19377 genome harbors these coding sequences:
- the murG gene encoding undecaprenyldiphospho-muramoylpentapeptide beta-N-acetylglucosaminyltransferase, translating to MAERVLIAAGGTGGHVFPALAVADMLRDQGVEVAFAGTVAGMEARLVPERGYPLHTIDMQGVRGKGVGRWLRMPWRVSKAVVQARKIIQQTHSQAVLGMGGYVTAPVGLAAWSMGCPLCLHEQNAIAGLSNRLLAPLAKHVFLGFPGARLPGGEWVGNPVRRSIRELPMPQERFASHQGPARLLIMGGSQGAKALNSVSVAAIAAMPTEQRPQIWHQTGKDHCESTRAEYAAAGIDARVEPFIPDISVALGWADLALCRAGAATVAELAAAGLGAILVPFPFAVDDHQAANAQFLESAGAARMLRQENLHARELRDILSPLLNDPALRLRWAEAARQQSRGDAAAAVARICMHPEGVSHA from the coding sequence ATGGCTGAACGCGTCCTCATTGCTGCAGGCGGTACTGGCGGGCACGTATTTCCGGCTCTCGCGGTCGCCGACATGTTACGCGATCAGGGTGTGGAAGTGGCCTTTGCCGGAACCGTTGCCGGGATGGAGGCGCGCCTGGTCCCCGAACGCGGCTATCCCCTGCATACCATCGACATGCAAGGTGTTCGCGGAAAAGGCGTGGGACGCTGGTTGCGCATGCCCTGGCGGGTCAGCAAGGCCGTTGTTCAGGCCCGGAAAATCATTCAACAAACCCACAGCCAGGCCGTGCTGGGTATGGGCGGCTACGTGACGGCCCCCGTAGGCCTGGCGGCCTGGAGCATGGGTTGTCCACTGTGCCTGCACGAGCAGAATGCCATCGCCGGGCTGAGCAACCGTCTGCTGGCCCCCCTGGCCAAACATGTTTTTCTGGGATTTCCCGGGGCGCGCTTGCCCGGGGGTGAATGGGTCGGTAACCCGGTACGCCGCAGTATCCGCGAACTCCCCATGCCGCAGGAGCGCTTCGCCAGTCATCAGGGGCCTGCACGTTTATTGATTATGGGCGGCAGCCAGGGAGCCAAGGCGCTGAATAGCGTCAGTGTCGCCGCCATAGCAGCCATGCCCACGGAACAACGCCCACAAATCTGGCACCAGACCGGCAAGGATCATTGCGAAAGCACCCGAGCCGAATATGCGGCGGCAGGTATCGACGCCCGCGTCGAGCCTTTCATCCCGGATATCAGTGTCGCGTTGGGCTGGGCGGATCTGGCACTATGCCGCGCTGGCGCTGCCACCGTCGCCGAACTGGCAGCGGCAGGGCTGGGAGCCATTCTCGTACCTTTTCCCTTTGCCGTGGATGATCATCAGGCAGCCAACGCGCAGTTTCTGGAAAGCGCTGGAGCCGCGCGAATGCTTCGCCAGGAAAACCTCCATGCCCGGGAATTGCGGGATATTCTCAGCCCCCTGCTCAACGATCCGGCTTTACGCCTGCGCTGGGCAGAAGCGGCCAGACAACAAAGCCGGGGGGATGCCGCTGCAGCCGTCGCCCGAATTTGTATGCACCCCGAAGGAGTAAGCCATGCGTAA
- the ftsW gene encoding putative lipid II flippase FtsW — protein MKRPSWWLAENGPADTILWWIILVLLGFGLIMVYSASAPIAQHETGNPFFFAERQGLYVILAAAVLYYFSRIDLDFWERMTFPLMIISLIALVMVFLPVIGVAVNGSHRWINFIIVRLQPSELLKFALLLFLARYVVRKGELLGKFKEGLWPIFVVLGLLGLLLLLQPDFGSFAMVVLLTGVMLFLGGLPITYVLLAGIVAGGALGILAVSAPYRLARITAFQNPWADPYGAGFQLVQSLIAFGRGGIFGVGLGDGIMKYFYLPESYTDFILAVIGEELGMIGVWALAIFYSVACWRIYRIGRRAAAAGDAFFALFCYGTLTWFGGEAVMSMGVNLGALPTKGFALPLISYGGSALVFLCASLGVVLAVSRRYPALSAQQTEQMQKEVQHG, from the coding sequence ATGAAACGTCCAAGCTGGTGGCTGGCCGAAAACGGCCCGGCAGATACCATTCTGTGGTGGATCATTCTGGTACTACTGGGTTTTGGTCTGATCATGGTGTATTCCGCCAGCGCGCCCATTGCCCAGCATGAAACCGGTAATCCGTTCTTTTTTGCCGAACGTCAGGGCCTTTATGTCATTCTGGCCGCCGCCGTATTGTACTATTTTAGCCGTATTGATCTCGACTTCTGGGAACGCATGACCTTTCCCCTCATGATCATTTCCCTGATCGCCCTGGTGATGGTGTTTTTGCCGGTCATCGGCGTTGCCGTCAACGGCTCACATCGCTGGATCAATTTCATCATTGTCCGCCTGCAGCCTTCAGAACTGCTGAAATTTGCCCTGCTCTTATTCCTCGCACGTTATGTGGTGCGCAAAGGCGAGCTCCTCGGCAAATTCAAGGAAGGACTCTGGCCGATTTTTGTGGTGCTGGGGTTGCTGGGGTTGCTGCTGTTACTACAACCCGATTTTGGCTCATTTGCGATGGTGGTACTGCTCACTGGCGTCATGTTGTTCCTGGGCGGATTACCCATTACTTACGTTCTACTGGCAGGCATTGTTGCCGGTGGCGCGTTGGGAATTCTTGCCGTATCAGCCCCCTACCGGCTTGCCCGCATCACCGCTTTCCAGAATCCCTGGGCAGATCCCTACGGAGCGGGTTTTCAGTTGGTACAGTCCCTGATTGCCTTTGGCCGGGGTGGTATTTTCGGGGTCGGCCTCGGCGATGGCATCATGAAATACTTTTATCTGCCAGAATCCTATACGGATTTCATTCTGGCAGTGATCGGCGAAGAGTTGGGCATGATCGGGGTATGGGCACTGGCCATTTTCTACAGTGTGGCCTGCTGGCGTATTTATCGGATCGGACGCCGCGCTGCTGCCGCCGGAGATGCTTTTTTTGCCCTGTTCTGCTATGGCACGCTGACATGGTTCGGCGGTGAGGCGGTCATGTCCATGGGCGTCAACCTTGGCGCTCTTCCTACCAAGGGTTTTGCCCTGCCACTAATCAGTTACGGCGGTAGTGCGCTGGTATTTCTCTGTGCCTCTCTGGGTGTGGTTCTGGCTGTCAGTCGTCGTTATCCGGCGCTTTCCGCCCAACAAACAGAGCAGATGCAGAAGGAGGTACAGCATGGCTGA
- the murD gene encoding UDP-N-acetylmuramoyl-L-alanine--D-glutamate ligase: protein MKLNGKKVFILGFGKTGQSLLNTALRLGGHCQVADTRHLENADTLRTQYPQVTFHFGALPENLLLDSDLILLSPGLAPTLPALQKARKAGITVMGDIELFALLASAPIIAITGSNGKSTVTTLVSEIARKAGIMVATGGNLGTPALELLPESGPEPAWYILELSSFQLDACTTFRPRVAAILNLSPDHLDWHGDYAQYGAAKARIFQNMNAGDVLVLNGEDAFTSSLPGQVPDSVAIRCFAVHDERSDAYVLNDRLTLRNSGALLPAADLRMQGGHNIENALAAALLAEAAQFPLAAIQEVFCQFSGLPHRLAWVAEYQGVNYYDDSKGTNLGATLKAMSGLSGPLVMILGGDAKGADLSPLQQACRDQRAAVVLGKDAKKIAQMLENVIPVDYADSMQDAVLKAASRAMPGDQVLLSPACASTDMFRDYQDRGQQFTAAVQKLAGGKS from the coding sequence ATGAAACTCAACGGCAAAAAGGTATTCATCCTCGGCTTCGGCAAAACCGGACAATCACTCCTGAACACCGCTCTGCGCCTGGGTGGACATTGTCAGGTGGCGGATACCCGCCACCTGGAAAATGCTGACACCCTCCGTACGCAATATCCCCAAGTCACTTTTCATTTCGGGGCGCTTCCTGAAAATCTGCTTCTGGACAGCGATCTGATTCTGCTCAGCCCCGGTCTTGCTCCTACCCTGCCGGCCTTGCAAAAGGCCAGAAAGGCGGGAATCACCGTCATGGGTGATATTGAATTATTTGCACTGCTAGCCTCGGCACCCATCATTGCCATCACCGGTAGTAATGGTAAAAGCACCGTTACCACGCTGGTCAGCGAAATTGCCCGAAAAGCCGGAATAATGGTTGCGACCGGTGGCAACCTGGGGACTCCGGCACTGGAGTTATTACCAGAATCTGGCCCTGAACCGGCCTGGTATATCCTCGAACTCTCCAGCTTTCAGCTGGATGCCTGTACGACTTTTCGACCCCGGGTGGCTGCCATTTTGAACCTCAGTCCCGACCATCTGGACTGGCATGGTGACTACGCGCAGTACGGGGCAGCCAAAGCCCGAATTTTTCAGAACATGAATGCCGGTGATGTCCTGGTTTTGAACGGCGAAGATGCCTTTACGTCGAGCTTGCCCGGACAAGTCCCAGACTCCGTGGCCATCCGTTGCTTTGCTGTTCATGATGAGCGCAGTGATGCCTATGTACTGAATGACCGGCTCACGCTGCGCAACAGCGGAGCCCTGCTTCCCGCAGCCGATCTGCGTATGCAGGGCGGACACAATATCGAAAACGCACTGGCCGCAGCGCTCCTGGCCGAAGCGGCCCAATTTCCACTTGCTGCCATTCAGGAAGTGTTTTGCCAGTTTTCCGGTCTCCCACACCGACTGGCCTGGGTCGCCGAATATCAGGGGGTCAATTATTACGATGATTCCAAGGGAACCAATCTGGGTGCCACGCTCAAAGCCATGAGCGGCTTATCCGGACCGTTGGTGATGATTCTCGGTGGCGATGCCAAGGGCGCGGATCTCAGTCCGTTGCAGCAAGCCTGCCGTGATCAGCGCGCCGCTGTTGTACTCGGCAAGGATGCCAAAAAAATCGCGCAAATGCTTGAAAATGTCATTCCGGTAGATTACGCCGACAGCATGCAGGATGCGGTTCTTAAAGCCGCATCCAGAGCCATGCCCGGAGATCAGGTTCTGCTTTCACCAGCCTGCGCCAGTACCGATATGTTCCGGGATTATCAGGATCGGGGGCAGCAGTTCACTGCAGCTGTCCAGAAACTGGCTGGAGGGAAATCATGA
- the mraY gene encoding phospho-N-acetylmuramoyl-pentapeptide-transferase — protein MLYALFMQLGHIYHGFYVFQYLTLRGVLAILTALVLSLVIGPFFIARLRYYKIGQMVRNDGPETHFSKQGTPTMGGALILLIVIITTLLWSDLRNPLVWVAVVTTFAFGAIGFIDDWRKLRRKNTKGLSARAKYGLQSLFALAAAGVLYGLANKPVETSLIIPFVPHVLIPLGFGFIIFSYFVIVGTSNAVNLTDGLDGLAIVPTVMVAAALGIFAYVSGNSVFAHYLDLPWVPGSGQMLIFCGSLVGAGLGFLWFNTYPAEVFMGDTGALALGAALAIVAIIARQELVLVIMGGVFVMETLSVMIQVASFKLTGKRVFRMAPIHHHFEKKGWPEPRVAVRFWIITVILVLIGLSSLKIR, from the coding sequence ATGCTCTACGCACTATTCATGCAACTCGGCCATATATACCACGGTTTTTACGTGTTTCAGTATCTGACCCTACGGGGCGTACTGGCGATACTGACCGCGCTGGTCCTCTCCCTGGTTATTGGCCCCTTTTTCATTGCCCGTCTGCGCTATTACAAAATCGGGCAGATGGTACGCAATGATGGGCCGGAAACCCACTTCAGCAAACAGGGGACGCCGACCATGGGCGGGGCCCTGATTCTGCTGATTGTCATCATTACCACCCTGCTCTGGTCAGATTTGCGCAATCCTTTGGTCTGGGTGGCGGTCGTCACTACTTTTGCCTTTGGCGCCATAGGTTTTATTGACGACTGGCGCAAGCTGCGGCGTAAAAACACCAAAGGTTTATCCGCCCGCGCCAAATATGGTTTGCAGTCCTTGTTTGCCCTAGCTGCAGCTGGAGTATTGTATGGACTGGCCAATAAGCCCGTAGAAACCAGCCTGATTATTCCTTTTGTACCTCATGTCCTGATTCCCTTGGGGTTCGGCTTTATCATTTTCAGCTACTTCGTTATTGTCGGCACCTCCAACGCCGTCAATTTGACTGATGGCCTGGACGGGCTGGCCATCGTCCCAACCGTCATGGTGGCTGCAGCCCTGGGAATATTTGCTTATGTTTCAGGAAATTCTGTATTCGCCCATTACCTGGATCTGCCCTGGGTGCCGGGTTCCGGACAAATGCTGATTTTCTGCGGATCACTGGTTGGTGCCGGGCTCGGCTTTCTCTGGTTCAACACCTATCCGGCCGAAGTATTCATGGGCGATACCGGCGCACTGGCCCTCGGTGCCGCCCTGGCCATTGTCGCCATCATCGCCAGACAGGAATTGGTATTGGTCATCATGGGTGGGGTTTTTGTCATGGAAACCCTGTCGGTGATGATTCAGGTGGCCTCCTTCAAGCTGACGGGCAAACGGGTGTTTCGCATGGCGCCCATTCATCATCATTTCGAGAAAAAAGGCTGGCCAGAGCCACGGGTAGCCGTGCGTTTCTGGATTATCACCGTGATTCTCGTGCTCATTGGCCTTTCCAGTTTGAAGATCCGCTGA
- a CDS encoding UDP-N-acetylmuramoyl-tripeptide--D-alanyl-D-alanine ligase, giving the protein MMRYSLNEIARITGGQLLPGSQGKDEIHGIATDSRQPMIGKLFVALTGEHFDGNDFVPAALAQGAAAVLSNRQVDAPGVVVKDTLQSLQSLAQHWRQRFNIPVLAVTGSCGKTTVKEVLTAILAESGPVLATQGNQNNHIGVPLTLARLGVEHRYAVLEMGMNHPGELTLLSALAKPTLALINNAGPAHLAGLGTVAAVAAAKGEILSGLDNRGISILNGDDQFADFWAEKAPGEVWRFSLNNLPVRVRGHWQDRSGSSGQLDVRAPQGEFTLEVPLPGKHNGANVLAAVTAALALDISIPQIQRAVAALEAIPGRLQWRNGRGGCRVLDDTYNANPASLEAALRVLAAQSGQRILILGDMGELGPDTVVYHRQAGILAHQLGIDAVYGLGQLAAKAAEAFAAGTEHFMELPPLIDALQPHLNPETVVLVKGSRAAHMERVVQALVAGDA; this is encoded by the coding sequence ATGATGCGCTACTCCCTCAACGAAATAGCCCGCATCACCGGTGGCCAGCTTCTGCCTGGCAGCCAGGGAAAGGACGAAATACACGGCATTGCCACGGACAGTCGCCAACCCATGATTGGCAAACTGTTTGTTGCACTGACCGGAGAACACTTTGATGGGAACGACTTTGTTCCGGCAGCTTTAGCCCAGGGCGCGGCCGCCGTACTCAGCAACCGTCAGGTGGATGCGCCCGGAGTAGTGGTCAAGGACACTTTGCAAAGCTTGCAAAGCCTGGCACAGCATTGGCGCCAGCGTTTCAACATACCGGTGCTGGCGGTTACCGGCTCCTGTGGCAAAACCACGGTCAAGGAAGTCCTGACAGCCATCCTTGCCGAAAGCGGCCCCGTACTGGCCACTCAAGGCAATCAGAACAACCATATTGGCGTGCCCCTGACCCTGGCAAGACTGGGGGTGGAACATCGCTATGCGGTACTGGAAATGGGCATGAACCATCCCGGCGAACTCACCCTGCTCAGCGCACTGGCCAAACCAACGTTGGCCCTCATCAACAATGCCGGCCCCGCCCATCTGGCGGGACTCGGAACTGTGGCTGCCGTCGCGGCGGCCAAGGGCGAAATTCTCTCGGGACTGGACAATCGTGGCATCAGCATTTTGAATGGTGACGATCAATTTGCCGACTTCTGGGCAGAAAAAGCTCCGGGCGAAGTGTGGCGCTTCAGTCTGAACAACCTCCCGGTACGCGTCCGTGGACATTGGCAGGATCGTTCAGGAAGCAGCGGCCAACTGGATGTACGCGCCCCCCAGGGCGAATTCACCCTCGAAGTCCCGCTCCCGGGAAAACATAATGGTGCCAATGTCCTGGCTGCCGTCACCGCCGCACTGGCCCTGGATATCAGCATCCCTCAGATTCAGCGTGCTGTGGCCGCGTTGGAAGCCATCCCCGGGCGCTTGCAATGGCGCAACGGAAGGGGCGGCTGCCGGGTTCTGGATGACACCTACAACGCCAATCCAGCTTCATTAGAGGCCGCATTACGTGTTCTTGCCGCCCAATCCGGCCAGCGTATTCTCATACTCGGAGATATGGGTGAACTGGGTCCCGATACGGTAGTTTATCACCGGCAGGCAGGAATTCTGGCCCATCAGCTGGGCATTGATGCGGTTTACGGACTGGGACAACTGGCTGCCAAAGCCGCCGAAGCGTTTGCAGCCGGTACAGAGCATTTTATGGAACTGCCCCCCCTGATTGATGCTCTGCAGCCCCATCTCAATCCGGAAACGGTAGTGCTGGTAAAAGGTTCCAGAGCTGCACACATGGAACGTGTCGTTCAGGCACTCGTGGCTGGAGACGCCTGA
- a CDS encoding UDP-N-acetylmuramoyl-L-alanyl-D-glutamate--2,6-diaminopimelate ligase has protein sequence MQRTEPLSRLFDAVPNAFRELAVTGIETDTRRLQPGMLYVGLHNHRGDADQFLAEAWKAGAVAAVLEAGHEAVIPQVNGPACWQTPELRDKLGQALRRWHRWDEGAAPLLIGVTGTNGKSSVTRLIAELAPQPAMIIGTLGYGPVDALVPHANTTPEAVRLWETLASLRDRGAKVIALEVSSHALALGRVAAVPFAAAVFTNLSRDHLDFHGDMDQYGSAKARLFKFPDLKLAVLNRDDPFSAQIAQQIDPSVNVLGFGAGAWDFQVREIHAGASGTLLTLGTPEGLRQLRSPLLGQSNVENLLAALAVAHGMGWKVSDADVHHLDLPEGRYQRLPAISGKAQVMIDYAHTPDALERVLKDIRAVAKGQVHVLFGCGGDRDRGKRPEMGKVAELLADRVTLTDDNPRSENADDIIRDILAGMQHPEAIEVIHDRAAAIHQAIHQAQSGDWVLIAGKGHERTQEIMGQKTPFHDQQVAMEALRP, from the coding sequence ATGCAGCGCACTGAACCCCTATCCCGGCTATTTGATGCCGTACCTAACGCCTTCAGGGAACTGGCTGTAACCGGCATCGAAACAGATACCCGCCGCTTGCAGCCGGGCATGCTCTACGTGGGATTACACAATCATCGTGGCGATGCCGATCAGTTTCTGGCAGAAGCCTGGAAGGCGGGGGCCGTGGCCGCCGTGCTGGAAGCCGGGCACGAAGCCGTCATTCCGCAAGTCAATGGCCCTGCCTGCTGGCAGACTCCCGAGCTCCGCGACAAGCTCGGCCAGGCCTTGCGCCGTTGGCATCGCTGGGATGAAGGAGCAGCACCGCTATTGATCGGCGTCACCGGCACCAATGGCAAAAGCAGCGTCACCCGGCTGATTGCCGAACTCGCCCCCCAACCAGCCATGATTATCGGAACCTTGGGCTACGGGCCGGTTGATGCCCTCGTCCCCCATGCCAACACCACCCCGGAAGCCGTTCGACTCTGGGAGACGCTGGCCTCGCTCCGGGATCGGGGGGCCAAGGTCATCGCGCTGGAAGTTTCCTCCCATGCCCTGGCCCTGGGCCGGGTAGCTGCCGTCCCATTTGCTGCGGCCGTGTTTACCAATCTCAGTCGTGATCATCTCGATTTTCACGGCGACATGGATCAATACGGCTCTGCCAAAGCCCGTCTGTTCAAATTTCCCGATCTGAAACTGGCCGTACTGAATCGGGATGATCCCTTTTCTGCACAAATTGCGCAGCAAATCGATCCCTCCGTCAATGTTCTGGGTTTTGGAGCGGGGGCCTGGGATTTTCAGGTCCGAGAAATACATGCCGGGGCCAGTGGTACGCTCCTGACCCTGGGTACACCGGAAGGTCTGCGGCAATTACGTAGTCCGCTCCTCGGGCAGAGCAATGTCGAAAACCTCCTGGCCGCCCTGGCCGTCGCCCATGGGATGGGCTGGAAAGTCAGTGACGCAGACGTTCACCATCTAGATTTGCCCGAGGGACGTTATCAGCGCCTGCCGGCAATATCCGGCAAGGCACAGGTCATGATCGACTACGCGCATACTCCGGATGCGTTGGAACGGGTTTTGAAGGACATACGTGCCGTCGCCAAAGGACAGGTCCATGTGCTTTTCGGCTGCGGCGGCGATCGGGATCGGGGAAAACGTCCGGAAATGGGAAAAGTTGCCGAACTTCTGGCCGACCGGGTCACGCTTACAGATGATAATCCCCGCAGTGAAAATGCCGACGACATTATTCGCGACATTCTCGCGGGCATGCAGCACCCTGAGGCCATTGAGGTCATTCATGATCGGGCAGCGGCCATCCACCAGGCCATCCACCAGGCCCAAAGTGGGGATTGGGTGTTGATTGCCGGTAAAGGACATGAACGCACCCAGGAAATCATGGGTCAGAAAACTCCGTTTCATGACCAACAGGTAGCGATGGAGGCACTGCGCCCATGA
- a CDS encoding peptidoglycan D,D-transpeptidase FtsI family protein, which yields MTRTSAYPAKIPARPLPAWRATAVWATVTLAFAAVMAQAWRAQVEHGPFLRDQGAQRYLRHFPLPVQRGPIVDRDGKPLALSVPVKTLWVDPQVFTHQENQWPLVASALGISVNELDARVHAGGSHFAFIARQISPERAEKISALHISGLHSLNENRRYYPAGSIAAPLIGFTNVDGKGIEGLELTYNQWLTGKAGEETGLRDNYGHPLSLHGPAHSAQPGKVLTLSIDRNLQYVAYTALASAVQRFQARSGAAVLMNARTGEVLAMVSYPAFNPNNRHDYQAGLYNNRAVADTFEPGSVMKPFTIAAALDDNSIQPDSTFNVNTNCFRVARFCIQDDVRHNNLDLAQVLKYSSNIGAAKISLRTPPADLFQMLHQAGFGQDSGLGLPGESPGTLPAWQGWDIARRAAMAYGYGLSVTPLQLAAAYAAIANQGVYIAPTLIRQDTRSVNGVRIMPASTAARLSRWLSGVTSPGGTGFLASIPGYRVAGKTGTSIMANGKGGFHKNQVNTSFVGFAPAQDPRLVMAVVVRAPTQGWRYGGVVAAPVFRVTMAAALQSMGIQPDPGLLKTTAEYPYRTVTEAQQWAEGAGDAAH from the coding sequence GTGACCCGGACTTCTGCCTATCCGGCCAAAATCCCCGCACGCCCATTACCGGCGTGGCGGGCGACGGCCGTTTGGGCAACCGTAACACTCGCCTTTGCTGCAGTCATGGCTCAGGCCTGGCGTGCCCAGGTGGAACATGGTCCATTTTTACGCGACCAGGGAGCCCAACGCTATTTGCGTCATTTTCCGTTGCCGGTGCAACGCGGACCCATTGTTGATCGCGATGGCAAGCCACTGGCTTTGTCCGTACCAGTCAAAACCCTCTGGGTAGATCCGCAAGTATTCACCCACCAGGAAAATCAATGGCCGCTTGTGGCTTCCGCCCTGGGAATCAGCGTCAACGAACTCGATGCCCGTGTCCATGCGGGTGGTAGCCACTTTGCCTTTATCGCCCGCCAGATCAGTCCCGAACGAGCCGAAAAAATATCGGCACTGCATATTTCCGGCCTGCATAGCCTCAACGAGAATCGCCGTTATTATCCTGCCGGAAGCATTGCGGCCCCACTGATTGGCTTTACCAATGTAGATGGTAAAGGCATTGAAGGATTGGAGTTGACCTATAACCAGTGGTTAACCGGCAAGGCGGGGGAAGAAACCGGGTTGCGTGACAATTACGGCCACCCGCTGAGCCTGCACGGCCCTGCCCATTCTGCCCAGCCCGGCAAAGTCCTGACTTTGAGCATTGACCGCAATCTCCAGTATGTGGCTTACACCGCTCTGGCCTCGGCCGTACAACGCTTCCAGGCCCGTTCCGGGGCAGCGGTGCTCATGAATGCCCGGACCGGTGAAGTGCTGGCCATGGTCAGTTATCCTGCTTTCAACCCCAATAATCGCCACGATTATCAGGCTGGTCTTTATAATAATCGGGCTGTGGCCGACACCTTTGAACCCGGTTCCGTGATGAAACCCTTCACCATTGCAGCGGCACTGGACGATAACAGTATCCAGCCCGACAGTACTTTCAACGTCAACACCAACTGTTTTCGAGTTGCGCGTTTCTGTATCCAGGATGATGTCCGTCACAACAATCTGGATCTGGCGCAAGTCCTTAAATATTCAAGCAACATCGGGGCCGCAAAAATATCATTGCGCACCCCTCCGGCGGATCTTTTTCAAATGCTCCATCAGGCTGGCTTTGGACAAGACAGCGGCCTCGGGCTCCCCGGAGAAAGTCCGGGGACGCTGCCGGCCTGGCAGGGTTGGGATATTGCCCGCAGAGCGGCGATGGCTTACGGATATGGTTTATCGGTAACTCCCCTGCAACTGGCGGCCGCTTATGCGGCCATTGCCAATCAAGGGGTGTATATAGCACCCACCCTGATCCGCCAGGATACCCGCTCAGTAAACGGAGTTCGGATCATGCCTGCAAGCACTGCCGCACGACTGAGCCGATGGCTGAGCGGCGTTACCAGTCCGGGCGGTACCGGCTTTCTGGCCAGCATCCCGGGTTACAGAGTGGCGGGCAAAACCGGAACTTCCATCATGGCCAACGGTAAAGGCGGCTTCCATAAAAACCAGGTAAACACCAGTTTCGTGGGCTTTGCCCCTGCTCAGGACCCGCGCCTGGTGATGGCTGTCGTGGTCCGCGCCCCGACCCAGGGATGGCGCTATGGTGGAGTCGTGGCGGCACCGGTATTTCGGGTGACCATGGCAGCTGCCCTGCAAAGCATGGGCATTCAACCAGACCCGGGCCTTCTGAAAACCACTGCCGAATATCCATACCGCACTGTCACCGAGGCCCAGCAGTGGGCAGAAGGAGCGGGTGATGCAGCGCACTGA
- the ftsL gene encoding cell division protein FtsL, with the protein MRRNTVILAILIMVTLLGIVAARESTRSQFIALQEAQAKHFALDNRWGQLQLEQATLASNARVGDIARQKLGLSAPKNSQIVMVKAQ; encoded by the coding sequence ATGCGGCGTAATACGGTAATTCTCGCCATTCTCATCATGGTAACGCTGCTCGGTATAGTAGCTGCACGGGAAAGCACCCGAAGCCAGTTTATTGCCTTGCAGGAAGCACAGGCGAAACATTTTGCCCTGGATAATCGCTGGGGACAGCTGCAACTGGAGCAGGCCACACTCGCCTCCAATGCGCGGGTCGGGGATATCGCCCGGCAGAAGCTGGGCTTGAGCGCCCCCAAAAACAGTCAGATTGTCATGGTGAAAGCGCAGTGA
- the rsmH gene encoding 16S rRNA (cytosine(1402)-N(4))-methyltransferase RsmH, giving the protein MPASGSHITVLLQESVAMLQPALSEGSARRCVDVTGGRGGHSAALLEKLQHQDMLLILDRDPSAIAALQDRFADDERVLIRQARFSEIRSVVESLGWESVDAILADLGVSSPQLDEAERGFSFLRDGPLDMRMDPGSGISAAEWLNGAPETEIRQVLKNYGEERFARAIARKIVKYRERTPLQRTSQLAELIAEVIPRHDSGLNPATRSFQGIRIFINHELEELEQFLPEAMAVLRAGGRLAIISFHSLEDRMVKRFFRADAFRVSSDLPLRAAEIPPLPWSAVGKAIHASTEEIQMNPRSRSAVLRVAERSERHAA; this is encoded by the coding sequence ATGCCCGCGTCCGGATCTCACATTACGGTACTTCTGCAGGAAAGCGTCGCCATGCTCCAACCCGCCCTCAGCGAGGGCTCAGCCAGACGTTGTGTGGATGTGACCGGAGGACGTGGCGGGCATAGTGCGGCATTGCTGGAAAAGCTTCAGCATCAGGATATGCTATTGATTCTGGACCGCGACCCCAGCGCCATCGCGGCACTGCAAGACCGCTTTGCCGACGATGAGCGGGTACTGATCCGCCAGGCACGCTTCAGTGAAATCCGCAGCGTTGTGGAAAGTCTTGGCTGGGAATCCGTGGATGCGATTCTCGCCGATCTGGGTGTCTCTTCTCCGCAACTCGACGAAGCCGAACGTGGCTTCAGCTTCCTCCGTGACGGTCCTCTGGACATGCGCATGGATCCCGGCAGCGGCATCAGTGCCGCCGAATGGCTGAACGGTGCTCCTGAAACAGAAATCCGCCAGGTACTGAAAAACTACGGTGAAGAACGATTTGCCCGCGCCATTGCCCGCAAAATCGTCAAATATCGCGAGCGGACCCCTTTGCAGCGAACCAGTCAGCTTGCCGAACTCATCGCCGAGGTCATTCCCCGTCACGACTCCGGATTGAATCCAGCAACGCGCAGTTTTCAAGGCATTCGTATTTTTATCAACCATGAACTGGAAGAGCTGGAACAGTTTCTTCCAGAGGCCATGGCGGTACTGCGTGCTGGCGGACGCCTGGCCATCATCAGCTTTCATTCATTGGAAGATCGCATGGTCAAACGCTTTTTCCGGGCAGATGCGTTTCGGGTCAGCAGCGACCTGCCCTTGCGCGCAGCGGAAATCCCACCCTTACCATGGTCCGCCGTCGGCAAGGCCATTCATGCCAGTACGGAAGAAATTCAGATGAACCCCCGTTCCCGTTCAGCGGTACTCAGAGTGGCCGAAAGGAGTGAACGTCATGCGGCGTAA